A region of the Gemmatimonadota bacterium genome:
GAACCCCTCGGGGGAGGCTTCCCGGCTCCGGGCAGAAGGAGCTCACGCGACGAGCATGCCCCCCCACCCGAACCCCTCGGGGGAGGCTTCCCGGCTCCGGGCAGAAGGAGCTCTTGCGCTGGCCGCACCGCTGGACGCAGGCTTGGCCCGGATTCAGGCGGCCGGGTTGACCGGATTTGCCGGAGTCCTTATCGTGGATCTGCGTCTTCCCGCCATCCGCATTGGTCGCTCGGCCACGCCCGGAGTCCTCCGTGATCTTGCGTCTGTCCCTTTTCGCGGTGCTTCCGGTCCTCCTCGTCCCGCTCTGCGTGCAGTCTGCGTCTCCCGTTCGCCTTGCCCGGCTCCATTACGACGGCGGCGGCGACTGGTACGCGAACCCGACCTCCCTGCCGAATCTCGCGCGTGAGCTGACCTCCCGGCTCGGGATGGAGGTGGAAGTGGAGGAGGGGAAGGTTCGCCCGGAGGACGACGATCTCTTCCAGTACCCCATTCTCCACATGACCGGACACGGGAATGTCCGCTTCTCCCCCCGCGATGTGGACCGGCTCCGCTGGCATCTGACGCATGGGGGCTTTCTCTTCGCGGACGACAACTCCGGCATGGACGCATCGTTTCGTCGTGAGATTCGAAAGGTTCTCCCCGAGTCAGAGCTGGTGGAACTGCCGCTCGACCACCCGATCTATCACGCCGTCTATGACATGGATCACGGCTTGCCGAAGATTCATGAACACGACGGAGGCCCTCCGCACGGTTACGGGATGTTCCACGAAGGGCGGCTGGTCGTGTTCTACTCGTTCAATACCGACATCGGGGACGGGCTGGAAGACGCGGAGGTACACGGCGACCCGCCGGACCGGCGGGAGCAGGCCATGCGCATGGCGATCAATGTGATCGTTCACGCAATGACTCACTGAGGAGATCCGCATGACCGCGGGAGGACAGCGGCTTCGCGCCGGTGTGACACGGCTGGGTGCCGGACAGGCGATGCGCGCGTTGGCGGCCTCACTGGCGTGGGGCGTCGTGCGAGTACTGGCCCTGGCCGCGCTGGTGTTGTCGGCGGACGCGCTC
Encoded here:
- a CDS encoding DUF4159 domain-containing protein is translated as MILRLSLFAVLPVLLVPLCVQSASPVRLARLHYDGGGDWYANPTSLPNLARELTSRLGMEVEVEEGKVRPEDDDLFQYPILHMTGHGNVRFSPRDVDRLRWHLTHGGFLFADDNSGMDASFRREIRKVLPESELVELPLDHPIYHAVYDMDHGLPKIHEHDGGPPHGYGMFHEGRLVVFYSFNTDIGDGLEDAEVHGDPPDRREQAMRMAINVIVHAMTH